A genomic window from Purpureocillium takamizusanense chromosome 2, complete sequence includes:
- a CDS encoding uncharacterized protein (TransMembrane:12 (i76-94o134-153i165-185o191-210i248-270o276-295i364-382o402-422i443-461o496-515i527-547o559-577i)~COG:P~EggNog:ENOG503NVVT), producing MTSAVQLDNDAITNAGLTDAEHHGIHNNPAHGSMDVRKASVARHSVRDVELVLDEDYEGKPTDEEMQTLRRVSGRIMWSMWTIAFVELCERFSYYGSSVLYTNFINRPLPPGSTTGAGAHPGALGMGPKAAQGLSLFNMFFAYLMPLVGAWIADARMGRFWTLHLAIGISTIAHVILVVASSPAVISNNKGAFGCFIIGLLTLCVGTGFFKANVSPLLAEQNEDTKPRVEVRKGERVIVDPAVTNTRIFLYFYLCINIGSLTGQIGMVYVEKYVGFWVAFLIPTILFLISPLVLWSQKRKYKLKPPTGSLLSKFFKMFFFVRKRSSLRKFSWEVAKPSNVPIDERPSWMTYDDAWVDEVRRGLMACKVFLFLPVFFLSYNQMTGNLTIQAGTMELHGVPNDIIQNLNPISIVIMIPIIDHLLYPGLRKLGFAFTPVKRMTFGFIIAALSMVAAAVMQYYIYEKSPCGWHANKIFTLEDGSEKPCDPAPINVWAQCLPYILIGIAEIFANVTSYEYAFSKAPENMKSLVMSVNLFMSAVSSALGQAFTPLSDDPLLVWNYTTVACIAFVGGTAFWFCFRHLDSEEDKWNMLKKSEFIGKQEPGVGKAHEAGEV from the exons ATGACGAGCGCGGTGCagctcgacaacgacgccatcaccaacgccggcctcaccgacgccgagcaccaTGGCATTCACAACAACCCCGCGCACGGCTCCATGGACGTCCGGAAGgcgtccgtcgcccgccactCCGTGAGGGACGTGGAgctggtcctcgacgaggactaCGAGGGCAAGCccaccgacgaggagatgcAGACCCTGCGCCGCGTCTCGGGCCGCATCATGTGGAGCATGTGGACGATTGCCTTTGTCGAGCTCTGTGAGCGCTTCTCCTACTACGGCTCCTCGGTCCTGTACACAAACTTCATCaaccgcccgctgccgccgggctcgacgacgggtgCTGGTGCCCATCCCGGTGCGCTGGGCATGGGCCCCAAGGCCGCCCAGGGTCTGAGCTTGTTCAACATGTTCTTCGCCTACCTGATGCCCCTTGTCGG TGCTTGGATTGCCGACGCCCGCATGGGTCGTTTCTGGACTCTTCACCTTGCCATTGGCATCTCCACCATCGCCCACGTTATCCTGGTCGTGGCTTCGTCCCCCGCCGTCatcagcaacaacaagggTGCCTTCGGCTGCTTCATCATCGGTCTTCTGACCCTCTGCGTCGGTACCGGCTTCTTCAAGGCCAACGTCTCcccgctgctcgccgagcagaACGAGGACACCAAGCCCCGCGTCGAGGTCCGcaagggcgagcgcgtcatcgtcgacccggccgtcaCCAACACCCGCATCTTCCTCTACTTCTACCTCTGCATCAACATCGGCTCCCTCACCGGCCAGATCGGCATGGTCTACGTCGAGAAGTACGTCGGCTTCTGGGTCGCCTTCCTCATCCCCaccatcctcttcctcatctcCCCCCTGGTTCTCTGGTCGCAGAAGCGCAAGTACAAGCTCAAGCCCCCGACCGGCTCGCTGCTCTCCAAGTTCTTCAAGATGTTCTTCTTCGTCCGCAAGCGCTCCAGCCTCCGCAAGTTCAGCTGGGAGGTCGCCAAGCCGTCCAACGTCCCCATCGACGAGCGACCGTCGTGGATGACCTACGACGACGCCTGGGTTGACGAGGTCCGCCGTGGTCTCATGGCCTGCAAggtcttcctcttcctccccgtCTTCTTCCTGTCATACAACCAGATGACGGGTAACCTCACCATCCAAGCCGGAACCATGGAGCTGCACGGCGTCCCCAACGACATCATCCAGAACCTCAACCCCATCTCCATTGTCATCATGATCCCCATTATTGACCACCTGCTGTATCCCGGTCTCCGCAAGCTGGGCTTCGCCTTCACCCCCGTCAAGCGTATGACCTTTGgcttcatcatcgccgccctctccatggtggccgctgccgtcaTGCAGTACTACATCTACGAGAAGAGCCCTTGCGGTTGGCATGCCAACAAGATCTTCACACTCGAGGATGGCAGCGAGAAGCCTTGCGACCCAGCGCCCATCAACGTCTGGGCTCAGTGCTTGCCGTACATCCTCATTGGTATCGCCGAGATTTTCGCCAACGTCACCTCGTACGAGTACGCTTTCTCCAAGGCCCCCGAGAACATGAAGTCGCTTGTCATGAGTGTCAACCTGTTTATGAGCGCCGTTTCctccgccctcggccaggccTTCACGCCCCTGTCCGACGACCCGCTCCTGGTTTGGAACTACACCACGGTCGCATGCATTGCCTTCGTTGGCGGTACCGCTTTCTGGTTCTGCTTCCGCCACCTCGACTCCGAAGAAGACAAGTGGAACATGCTCAAGAAGTCCGAGTTCATTGGCAAGCAGGAGCCTGGCGTTGGAAAGGCccacgaggccggcgaggtgtAA
- a CDS encoding uncharacterized protein (COG:O~MEROPS:MER0000937~TransMembrane:1 (n6-13c17/18o443-463i)~SECRETED:SignalP(1-15~SECRETED:cutsite=ASA-AS~SECRETED:prob=0.2494)~EggNog:ENOG503NXPH) produces MMVTRIVVLAVGASAASVSVPFRRPSSLSLNDINKRDVLSLTADNNITGGGYYAEIEVGTPAQKLKVHLDTGSSDTWVNSVGTDLCTGGQYTGCEGFFNSNKSSTFKTVAQDAFNISYLDQRSVRGDYFNDTVTINGKTINGQRLGLPRNTTPGSGVLGLGLSAGVAAEQQYPAIVEHMAAEGVIGRAAFSLYLNHSQADTGVILFGGIDTRKFIGKLATVPLVPGFKPGSGVQAYAVRMSGLNIGDPGGDESNDQTRNALNVTVVLDSGSTLTFLPDGYAEPIWKRFDVEIFQNKAFIDCKHATSNDDISVEISFPNKTIVVPIRELVVDFPQKNILKLLGLKLGDPCIFGIQGTSFSNITDSKFGIIGDTVLRSAYVLYDAENKQIGIAQANIASNDSDIVDLKSGDSTIPNVTGVSEEDANTTPPGPPEPSQTQDSESSAHVKTTGLYLCLSLFVMILYVF; encoded by the exons ATGATGGTTACACGCATTGTCGTGCTGGCCGTGGGAGCTTCCGCGGCCAGCGTCAGCGTTCCGTTTAGAAGACCGAGCAGTCTCTCGTTGAATGATATAAACAAACGCGACGTCCTCAGTTTGACAGCGGATAACAACATCACTGGCGGAGGGTATTATGCTGAGATAGAGGTGGGCACTCCAGCCCAGAAACTCAAGGTCCATCTGGACACTGGGAGTAGCGACACCTGGGTAAACTCGGTGGGCACGGACTTATGTACTGGGGGCCAGTACACCGGATGTGAAGGTTTCT TCAACTCCAACAAGAGCAGCACCTTTAAGACGGTAGCTCAAGATGCCTTCAATATCTCTTACTTGGACCAGAGAAGCGTACGGGGCGACTACTTCAACGACACCGTCACGATCAACGGCAAGACCATCAATGGGCAAAGACTAGGTCTCCCGAGGAACACAACGCCTGGATCGGGTGTTCTGGGTCTAGGCCTCAGCGCTGGGGTGGCAGCCGAGCAACAATACCCTGCGATCGTCGAACACATGGCAGCCGAGGGCGTGATTGGCCGCGCAGCATTCAGTTTGTATCTG AATCACAGCCAAGCCGACACCGGTGTAATTCTGTTCGGAGGAATCGATACTCGCAAGTTTATCGGGAAACTCGCTACCGTCCCTCTGGTGCCGGGCTTCAAACCCGGATCGGGCGTCCAAGCTTACGCCGTGCGCATGTCCGGTTTGAACATTGGTgaccccggcggcgatgaaAGCAATGATCAGACACGCAATGCCTTGAACGTTACTGTGGTCCTGGACTCCGGGTCCACACTCACGTTTCTTCCGGACGGCTATGCCGAGCCCATCTGGAAACGGTTCGACGTGGAAATTTTCCAGAACAAGGCCTTTATCGACTGCAAGCACGCAACATCTAACGACGACATTTCAGTGGAGATCTCTTTCCCCAATAAGACCATCGTTGTGCCAATACGGGAGCTTGTCGTGGACTTTCCCCAAAAGAACATACTTAAGCTTCTGGGTCTAAAGCTTGGTGATCCATGCATCTTCGGAATCCAAGGGACATCATTCAGCAACATCACCGACAGCAAGTTTGGCATCATCGGAGATACGGTTCTGCGCAGTGCGTACGTGCTCTACGACGCTGAGAACAAACAGATTGGCATTGCGCAAGCCAACATCGCCTCGAACGATAGCGACATTGTTGATCTCAAGTCTGGCGATTCAACCATACCTAACGTAACTGGCGTCAGCGAGGAAGACGCAAACACGACGCCACCTGGCCCGCCAGAGCCAAGCCAGACGCAGGACAGTGAGAGCTCGGCACATGTGAAGACCACGGGGTTATACTTGTGTCTCAGTCTATTCGTCATGATCCTCTACGTCTTCTAG
- a CDS encoding uncharacterized protein (EggNog:ENOG503P991~SECRETED:SignalP(1-22~SECRETED:cutsite=GEA-SI~SECRETED:prob=0.7787)) — translation MQIKKFGVALALAATMGQPGEASIGKAADLLCQFFCQGIADLFVNIFSKRDIDPAFFDTRSIMGRAPPGVPQEEFDRCYEQMNGVSVNADSPGAGQVRFMGVPPACMNLANVLVGDPVNGPYALPCGSDCLHYTDLNEQQFNELVDKLNAAAA, via the exons ATGCAAATCAAGAAGTTCGGCGTTGCCCTCGCCCTTGCGGCCACCATGGGCCAGCCTGGAGAGGCGAGCATCGGAAAGGCAGCCGACCTGCTCTGCCAGTTCTTCTGCCAGGGGATTGCGGATCTCTTCGTCAACATCTTCAGCAAGCGCGACATTGATCCTGCTTTCTTTGACACGCGTTCCATCATGGGCCGTGCCCCTCCTGGAGTGCCTCAAGAGGAGTTTGACCGCTGCTACGAGCAAATGAACGGAGTTTCTGTCAACGCTGACTCGCCTGGAGCTGGCC AGGTCCGTTTCATGGGCGTCCCCCCTGCTTGCATGAACCTCGCCAACGTCCTGGTTGGCGACCCCGTCAACGGACCCTACGCGCTGCCCTGTGGCTCGGACTGCCTGCATTACACGGATCTCAATGAGCAGCAGTTcaacgagctcgtcgacaagcttAACGCCGCTGCGGCGTAG
- a CDS encoding uncharacterized protein (COG:S~EggNog:ENOG503P7D4~TransMembrane:5 (i36-57o90-113i173-192o204-220i241-259o)), which yields MAFKAWMNPQRHALVDPNSFNKATNTQRFIFALSRLVPLIILAFIYVAVELSLLLFLTPMPRDFSPPQRRYFHIGWDRASVFRAVFSLHWAWLTYLILTAAHSALAVLFVSVLQLDEPKEWPLLYGNPLRVNSIQRFWTSFWHRLGTESQLRYGRLVSHAILGLQPRGTSEKIFLALWVFTCSGFVHALVTHKTEPEADARSDMWFLVLNFSGGLFEFALRQLQAGTTARSRGQRLLQSGLGYLWVILFFYCVVPPYQYPILHKAAVRRMPFKVNTKLSLHV from the coding sequence ATGGCATTCAAGGCTTGGATGAACCCGCAGAGACACGCGCTGGTGGACCCGAATAGCTTCAACAAAGCGACGAACACTCAGCGCTTCATCTTTGCTCTTTCCAGACTTGTCCCACTTATCATTCTTGCCTTCATATACGTTGCTGTTGAGCTGTCGCTACTGCTGTTTCTCACCCCCATGCCGCGCGACTTTAGCCCGCCACAGCGACGGTACTTCCACATAGGCTGGGATAGAGCCTCCGTGTTCCGAGCTGTGTTCTCTTTGCACTGGGCCTGGTTGACATATCTCATTCTTACCGCGGCACATTCTGCACTAGCAGTTCTGTTTGTTAGTGTTTTGCAGCTGGACGAACCCAAGGAATGGCCGCTGCTGTATGGGAATCCTCTCAGAGTGAACTCCATCCAGCGCTTCTGGACTTCCTTCTGGCATCGTCTGGGAACAGAGTCTCAGCTTCGCTACGGGAGACTTGTGTCTCATGCTATCCTTGGGCTACAGCCACGAGGCACCTCGGAAAAGATATTTCTAGCCCTTTGGGTCTTTACCTGCTCTGGGTTTGTTCACGCTCTCGTTACGCACAAAACCGAGCCAGAGGCGGATGCGCGGAGCGATATGTGGTTTCTGGTGCTGAATTTCTCTGGTGGGCTCTTCGAGTTTGCGTTGCGCCAACTTCAAGCTGGGACGACAGCTCGTTCACGCGGTCAGAGGCTTCTACAGAGCGGTCTTGGATATCTGTGGGTTATTCTATTCTTCTACTGCGTTGTTCCGCCATATCAATATCCCATCCTTCACAAGGCTGCCGTCAGGAGGATGCCGTTCAAGGTCAACACGAAGCTGAGCCTACATGTATGA
- a CDS encoding uncharacterized protein (COG:H~EggNog:ENOG503PT8V) — MESKPATVLSAEQLAALANEAFKGYIGNIVSFTAETLNKWLNDNFVSLPLSHIFFSPDNPEEPIAFGLIATHDARPGKSRLGAMGVVPAFQGKGVGSRALTTIIEAERSRGVSVFELECIKQNTRGVQMYKRAGFEIHRELVGWQRDAPENDEFQNNPELEACSFDDVDKIVKTHGATDLPWQAWGFTQDSKAQRAYRLDNAYCVISNPEDDEKDTVRMQCLIVDPSARGRGEASQLIKALMGRYPTKKWAAGAIFPKEYGEQIAEKLGFSGLDMYQYQMYLKLDQ; from the coding sequence ATGGAGTCAAAACCCGCGACGGTGCTCTCAGCAGAGCAGCTCGCAGCCCTCGCCAACGAGGCCTTCAAGGGCTACATCGGTAACATCGTGAGCTTTACTGCCGAAACCCTCAACAAGTGGCTCAATGACAACTTCGTCTCCTTGCCCCTCAGCCATATCTTCTTCTCTCCCGACAACCCTGAGGAGCCAATCGCGTTCGGCCTCATCGCAACGCACGATGCGCGGCCGGGAAAGTCTCGTCTTGGTGCCATGGGCGTCGTGCCCGCATTCCAGGGAAagggcgtcggcagccgTGCCCTTACCACCATCATTGAAGCCGAGCGGAGCAGGGGCGTGTCCGTCTTTGAGCTCGAGTGCATCAAGCAGAACACGCGCGGCGTGCAGATGTACAAGCGCGCAGGCTTCGAGATTCACCGTGAACTGGTCGGCTGGCAGCGTGATGCTCCCGAAAACGACGAGTTCCAGAACAATCCTGAGCTGGAAGCGTGTTCGTTCGATGATGTGGACAAGATTGTCAAGACGCATGGTGCGACAGACCTGCCATGGCAGGCCTGGGGCTTTACGCAAGACAGCAAGGCGCAGCGCGCATATCGTCTGGACAACGCCTACTGTGTCATCTCAAATCCCGAAGACGATGAGAAAGATACCGTCAGAATGCAGTGTCTCATTGTGGACCCATCAGCACGAGGGCGGGGTGAGGCATCTCAACTGATCAAGGCTCTGATGGGCCGATATCCGACCAAGAAATGGGCCGCAGGAGCGATATTCCCGAAAGAATACGGGGAACAGATTGCAGAAAAGTTGGGTTTCTCTGGGTTGGATATGTACCAGTATCAAATGTATCTCAAGCTCGACCAGTAA
- a CDS encoding Maleylacetoacetate isomerase (EggNog:ENOG503P36F~COG:O), which yields MSDYTLYSYYRSSCSARLRIALNLKGIDYELVPVNLLKDEQLSESHRALNPSATVPLLVVRSGDDKTGFKIGQSVAALEYIDEVAHQEGASSLLPPARDARGRAIVRTLAQIISADTQPVTNLRIMRRVRALGGSAEDWNKELMTEGLRAYEAVAQDHAGRYSFGDSLTIADACLMPAVWNAERFGVDVKGLFPTIAKVAAVLEEHPAVKKAHYFRQPDTPDNLRID from the coding sequence ATGTCCGACTACACCCTGTACAGCTACTACCGCTCCTCGTGCTCCGCACGCCTGCGCATCGCGCTCAATCTCAAAGGCATCGACTACGAGCTCGTCCCCGTCAACCtcctcaaggacgagcagcTTTCCGAATCGCACCGGGCGCTCAACCCGTCCGCCACGgtgccgctcctcgtcgtgcgcagcggcgacgacaagacggGGTTCAAGATTGGGCAAtccgtcgccgctctcgagTATATCGACGAGGTGGCGCACCAGGAGGGGGCCTCGTCGCttctgccgcccgccagggACGCGCGCGGCCGGGCTATTGTGCGCACGCTCGCGCAGATCATCTCGGCGGACACGCAGCCCGTGACGAACCTACGCATCATGaggcgcgtgcgcgcgctgGGTGGCAGCGCCGAGGACTGGAACAAGGAGCTCATGACGGAGGGGCTGCGCGCGTAtgaggccgtcgcgcaggACCACGCGGGGAGATATTCGTTTGGCGACAGCCTCACAATCGCGGATGCTTGCCTCATGCCGGCGGTTTGGAATGCCGAGCGGTTCGGTGTCGACGTCAAGGGGCTTTTCCCTACAATCGCCAAGGTCGCGGCCGTCTTGGAGGAGCACCCAGCTGTCAAGAAGGCTCATTACTTTAGGCAGCCCGACACGCCCGATAACCTGCGCATCGACTAG
- a CDS encoding Fumarylacetoacetase (EggNog:ENOG503NTZ2~COG:G), translated as MLNLSSLAWKKLLLGSAQLFAILDPAGDNSTHATSDTITGSLTTTTDSSSITDATAIMSWLNIAPESHFSIANIPFGIISTQADQTPRPAVAIGDHALDLKAFAAGGGFDASADIKKSEAVFSAQTLNAFAAQGRGFHRAVRAHLQAVLSADTKHPQALRDNEALRNKALLPRSEVTNHLPMAVGDYTDFYAGKNHAYNIGVMFRGPDNALQPNYLHLPVAYHGRASSVVVSGTPLRRPWGQILKDPKADPKVPALATAEKLDLELEMGMFICRENKLGSPVPVDEADDYIFGYVLMNDWSARDLQAWEYVPLGPFTAKNLGTSVSAWVVLADALADAKGAGIPNDTPLLPYLQEKKKNNVLQIDLEVDLITANGNKTTISKTNSRNLLWSWPQMIAHHSISGCNLRPGDLFGSGTISGTEPNTQGSIIEQTQGGKVAMQLTGGEERKFLQDGDTLVIRGWAGKEGALVGFGEVSGKILPAHPLF; from the exons ATGCTCAACCtgtcctcgctcgcctgGAAGAAGCTCTTGCTCGGTTCTGCGCAGCTGTTTGCGATACTCGACCCTGCTGGCGATAATAGTACTCACGCCACCAGCGACACCATCACGGGatccctcaccaccaccaccgacagcTCGTCCATCACAGACGCAaccgccatcatgtcgtgGCTCAACATCGCGCCCGAGTCGCACTTTAGCATCGCCAACATCCCCTTTGGCATCATCTCGACACAGGCAGACCAGACGCCTCGTCCGGCCGTGGCCATTGGCGACCATGCGCTTGATCTGAAAGCCTTTGCTGCCGGtggcggcttcgacgccagcgccgacaTCAAGAAGAGCGAGGCCGTCTTCTCCGCGCAAACGCTCAACGCCTTCGCCGCGCAGGGCCGAGGCTTCCACCGCGCCGTGCGCGCCCACCTGCAGGCCGTGCTGAGCGCCGACACCAAGCACCCGCAGGCGCTCCGCGACAACGAGGCGCTTCGCAacaaggcgctgctgcctcgCTCCGAGGTGACAAACCACCTTCccatggccgtcggcgactACACCGACTTCTACGCCGGCAAGAACCACGCCTACAACATCGGCGTGATGTTCCGCGGGCCCGACAATGCCCTCCAGCCCAACTATCTGCACCTGCCCGTCGCGTATCACggccgcgccagcagcgtcgtcgtctcgggcacccccctgcgccgcccgtgggGTCAGATCCTCAAGGACCCCAAGGCCGACCCCAAGGTGCCCGCCCTGGCCAcggccgagaagctcgacctcgagctcgagaTGGGCATGTTTATCTGCCGCGAGAACAAGCTCGGCAGCCCCGTGCCagttgacgaggccgacgactaCATCTTCGGCTACGTGCTGATGAACGACTGGAGCGCCCGTGATCTGCAGGCGTGGGAGTACGTCCCTCTTGGTCCCTTTACGGCCAAGAATCTCGGCACCAGCGTTAGTGCATGGGTCGTCCTGGCAGATGCTCTCGCCGATGCCAAGGGCGCCGGCATCCCCAACGAcacgccgctgctgccctaTCTGcaggaaaagaagaagaacaatGTCCTGCAGATTGACCTTGAGGTCGACCTCATCA CGGCCAACGGCAACAAGACCACCATTTCCAAGACCAACTCCAGGAACCTCCTCTGGTCGTGGCCGCAGATGATTGCGCACCACTCCATCAGTGGCTGCAACCTACGACCAGGCGATCTCTTTGGCTCTGGGACCATCTCGGGCACCGAGCCCAACACGCAGGGCAGCATCATCGAGCAGACGCAGGGCGGCAAGGTGGCGATGCAGCTGACCGGtggcgaggagcgcaagTTTCTGCAGGACGGGGACACGCTTGTCATCCGCGGCTGGGCCGGCAAAGAGGGCGCCTTGGTCGGCTTCGGAGAGGTGTCGGGTAAGATTCTCCCCGCGCACCCCCTTTTCTAA
- a CDS encoding uncharacterized protein (COG:S~EggNog:ENOG503PCDQ~MEROPS:MER0026262), with protein MGDLFENDDATAGRGRNPFTSDLKSFINHVMSHYHIPSLSIGIVDGEQTFINTFGDAKVSDTKATEDTLYFIASCTKSMTATVLLSVLEELGDGRNAISLKSKIASITPDFVLQDDYATAHATLEDALSHLLGVGNHNLSYGGEGYTVLDAVRSLRHLSMTAEFREKNQYLNLGYIVIQHVIETLTGGSIEDAHRKHIWQPLGMKSTFISLKDAQQADKALAKGYTWDALNKKLIDAPYSHDYPLVGDGGVISSIKDFTTYLHAVIHKSLPLSDARFDELFKPRSIVSPASYEHMSTLLYALGWGVSSFRGKRMISHSGGITGFASKLQFLPDQKWGIAILANSDLGGALANEAIIMRMINDFLQVPASERQDVMPLLDRKLDGMVQEYLSVRKTLYPDIPKRPLPLALPLSEYAGSYYNPGYRHIEFKVVKPRKGVPVADGTVQVLHADVRRLLDITLDLEHVSGEYFIAWTDTETSNILIKSGLRAEFVIGGDGKVAKCGIHLDPISRSDDEKMMVWFSRVSS; from the exons ATGGGCGACTTATTTGAGAATGACGACGCAAcggcgggccggggccgAAACCCGTTCACAAGCGATCTCAAATCCTTCATTAACCATGTCATGAGCCATTACCACATTCCCAGCCTGTccatcggcatcgtcgacggcgagcagacATTCATCAAC ACTTTCGGAGATGCCAAGGTCTCGGACACAAAGGCCACAGAGGACACTCTCTACTTCATTGCCTCGTGCACCAagtccatgacggcgacggtgctgctCTCCGttctcgaggagctgggcgacggTCGCAATGCCATCAGCCTCAAGTCCAAGATCGCCTCAATCACGCCCGACTTTGTCCTACAAGACGACTACGCGACCGCGCACGccacgctcgaggacgctTTATCGCATCTTCTTGGTGTCGGCAACCACAACCTCAGCTACGGTGGCGAGGGATACAccgtcctcgatgccgtgCGCTCGTTGCGCCACCTGTCCATGACGGCTGAGTTTCGCGAAAAGAATCAGTACCTCAACCTCGGGTACATCGTCATTCAGCATGTCATAGAGACGCTCACTGGCGGTTCGATAGAGGATGCCCACCGCAAGCACATATGGCAGCCGTTGGGAATGAAGTCGACCTTTATCAGCCTCAAGGACGCTCAGCAGGCAGACAAGGCCCTCGCCAAAGGGTACACGTGGGACGCGCTTAACAAGAAGCTCATCGACGCCCCGTACTCGCATGACTACCCGCTTGTGGGCGATGGAGGCGTCATCAGCTCTATCAAAGACTTTACCACATATCTCCATGCCGTGATTCACAAAAGCTTGCCGCTCTCGGACGCACGGTTCGATGAGTTGTTCAAACCGAGGAGCATCGTCTCACCGGCCTCTTACGAGCATATGTCAACGCTTCTATACGCGCTCGGCTGGGGTGTCTCCAGCTTCCGAGGCAAGCGCATGATCTCACATAGCGGCGGTATCACCGGGTTCGCGTCCAAGCTGCAATTTCTTCCAGATCAAAAATGGGGTAttgccatcctcgccaacTCAGATTTGGGCGGGGCGCTTGCCAacgaggccatcatcatgcgCATGATAAACGACTTTCTTCAGGTcccagcgagcgagcgacagGATGTGATGCCCTTGCTGGATAGAAAGCTCGATGGCATGGTTCAAGAATATCTCAGCGTGCGCAAGACTCTTTACCCCGACATCCCGAAGAGACCCCTACCATTGGCACTTCCTCTCTCCGAGTACGCCGGCTCGTATTACAACCCCGGATATCGGCATATCGAGTTCAAGGTGGTCAAGCCGCGCAAGGGAGTGCCCGTAGCGGATGGCACAGTACAGGTCTTGCACGCTGATGTTCGGCGGCTTCTGGACATAACCCTGGACCTAGAACACGTCTCAGGCGAATATTTCATTGCGTGGACGGATACGGAGACCTCCAACATACTCATCAAGTCCGGGCTGCGCGCGGAGTTTGTCATCGGGGGTGATGGTAAGGTGGCGAAGTGCGGGATTCACCTTGATCCGATATCCCGCTCTGACGACGAAAAAATGATGGTATGGTTCAGCAGAGTGAGCTCTTAG